One Thermosphaera aggregans DNA segment encodes these proteins:
- a CDS encoding DUF1616 domain-containing protein, with protein sequence MIMDEEVFAVVLAVSIIGAVLGIALILRPENPEPFTAIGLLNQDCKIGEYPSNVLNGSTLDLCIYVFNNLGRTGYFKVVYKIATGETLPSNTTESPAPVLKEWRLVLAHNESWETPVKIPVYSPTLPSRVALVFELWVHNTGEGWVYTGRWVHLYVNVTQW encoded by the coding sequence ATGATCATGGATGAGGAAGTATTCGCCGTAGTCCTCGCTGTCTCGATCATCGGTGCTGTGCTCGGGATAGCCTTGATTCTGAGGCCGGAGAACCCTGAACCCTTCACGGCAATCGGCCTGCTCAACCAGGACTGTAAAATAGGGGAGTACCCTAGCAATGTTCTCAACGGGTCGACACTGGACCTGTGCATATACGTGTTCAACAACCTGGGACGCACAGGGTATTTTAAAGTAGTCTACAAGATCGCAACGGGTGAAACCCTACCCTCGAACACCACGGAGTCGCCAGCCCCGGTTCTCAAGGAATGGAGGCTGGTTCTAGCTCACAACGAGTCGTGGGAAACCCCTGTTAAAATCCCAGTGTACTCCCCCACCCTTCCCTCCAGGGTTGCACTGGTTTTCGAGCTCTGGGTTCACAATACTGGGGAGGGCTGGGTTTACACTGGCAGGTGGGTTCACCTATACGTGAACGTTACACAGTGGTAG
- a CDS encoding DUF58 domain-containing protein, with amino-acid sequence MLLGQFTRSKAVKGFTAVLLVSAPFIARLGVEGLTLDAHWYIAVLPVFILMALSRDSRLLFAAATGASFLSSFNGNTVILIAASTTAFLGFLILYAKGRGSIRKTVAVTLFFYTPVLIVNPYSLVPLTAVVAGFTACLLKESARVGRSRVEVRQAGKTVYAGGQVNYLVSIKCPGFFKYRVLADGREVRSGSAVNQADLELAVKALKVGVNETFVQVVVSDGKGLASTVHGPFVLQYTVMVKAVQLLREAERILKEYARYIAAPRILVVRLEKGGGVGEYGAGEHLVPDGLGHGSLGRGLTGGGGGPGTGGEDLEKQAFLPAGLDTLYLGTMQHGGEETEPSSKASIMGKQRLRSRFLLAAKMMREVAEYVSKMLAQSYTGDYAGAREYSPGDNPHLIHWKKSLKLELEESLFIKLFTKEAEGGGGRGLGEKIVYSDLTAANPVELDLLVTATYVELLSGLRGNGGLSSVHFFVKIPGEELYYIHGSILDVLAAFNSIFRKHGVKALHDYSTWSRTRTIKLGEATGFVGELEDYYKGIGAGLADAFKSRAPGVRNVTLIFSKPLAYKYGVVATVLRDNGYFVNLPGD; translated from the coding sequence ACCTGTGTTCATCCTCATGGCTCTCAGCAGGGATTCAAGGCTTCTCTTCGCAGCAGCAACAGGTGCCAGCTTCCTATCATCCTTTAACGGGAACACGGTAATCCTTATAGCCGCGTCCACCACAGCCTTCCTCGGGTTCCTCATCCTCTACGCGAAGGGTCGTGGAAGTATAAGGAAAACCGTAGCAGTAACCCTGTTCTTCTACACACCAGTGCTCATTGTTAACCCATACTCACTGGTACCGCTGACAGCCGTGGTGGCTGGCTTCACCGCTTGCTTGTTGAAGGAGAGCGCTAGGGTGGGAAGATCACGGGTAGAGGTTAGGCAGGCTGGGAAAACCGTGTATGCTGGTGGACAGGTTAATTACCTGGTTTCCATAAAGTGCCCAGGCTTTTTCAAGTACAGAGTGCTCGCGGACGGGCGTGAGGTGAGAAGCGGGAGCGCTGTAAACCAGGCGGATCTGGAGCTAGCGGTTAAAGCGTTGAAAGTAGGGGTTAACGAGACATTTGTTCAAGTAGTCGTGAGCGATGGTAAAGGGCTTGCAAGCACCGTGCACGGGCCGTTTGTCCTCCAGTACACCGTCATGGTTAAGGCGGTTCAGCTTCTAAGGGAAGCGGAGAGAATACTGAAGGAGTACGCTAGGTACATAGCGGCTCCTAGAATACTCGTGGTGAGGCTGGAGAAGGGTGGGGGCGTAGGGGAATACGGTGCTGGCGAACACCTCGTGCCCGATGGACTAGGACACGGATCGCTGGGTAGGGGGCTTACCGGTGGAGGGGGAGGCCCCGGGACTGGTGGTGAAGATCTTGAAAAACAAGCTTTCCTGCCTGCTGGTTTAGACACGCTTTACTTGGGAACGATGCAACATGGGGGTGAGGAAACGGAGCCTTCTTCAAAAGCTAGCATTATGGGTAAGCAACGCTTACGGAGCAGATTCCTCCTCGCAGCTAAGATGATGCGTGAAGTCGCGGAATACGTGTCCAAGATGCTTGCTCAATCCTATACAGGAGATTACGCAGGCGCCCGCGAATACAGCCCAGGTGACAACCCGCACCTGATTCACTGGAAGAAGAGTTTAAAGCTTGAGTTGGAGGAAAGCTTGTTCATCAAGTTGTTCACCAAAGAGGCCGAGGGGGGCGGGGGACGGGGCCTGGGGGAGAAAATCGTGTATTCGGATCTAACTGCAGCAAACCCGGTGGAGCTGGACTTGCTGGTAACTGCTACATACGTGGAGCTGTTAAGTGGGCTGAGGGGGAATGGAGGGTTATCCAGCGTTCACTTCTTCGTGAAAATCCCCGGGGAGGAGCTATACTATATTCATGGAAGTATCCTCGACGTGCTCGCAGCATTCAACAGTATCTTCCGGAAGCACGGTGTTAAAGCATTACACGATTACAGCACGTGGAGCAGGACAAGGACTATTAAGCTGGGGGAGGCAACGGGTTTCGTGGGCGAGCTCGAAGACTACTATAAAGGTATTGGAGCAGGATTAGCCGATGCCTTTAAATCCAGGGCTCCAGGAGTCAGGAACGTTACCCTAATATTTTCGAAACCTCTTGCCTACAAGTATGGAGTGGTAGCCACGGTGCTCAGGGATAACGGGTACTTCGTTAACCTACCTGGCGATTAG